One genomic region from Halococcus qingdaonensis encodes:
- a CDS encoding mechanosensitive ion channel family protein — protein MPLIPLQQGVPTSVGEFVSQYGEALISVATTAVLFLVAFVLIYFVGRSVLVRLVRGALNARGYDPKVVNLGGTVARALALFAALSLAATIAGFGTVLAAFATLLGALSLAVGFAAQDLLANFAAGIFILKDDPFGIGDWIEWPSSNETKSGVVQDIGLRVTKLKTFDNELITVPNSELADNAVTNPVADDELRIPFTFGIGYEDDIEQAKEIIVEEAATVDELKGDPDPDVILTELADSYCAVSRQLKDIAASV, from the coding sequence ATGCCTTTGATACCGCTACAGCAGGGCGTGCCGACGAGTGTCGGGGAGTTCGTGAGCCAGTACGGTGAGGCGCTCATCAGCGTCGCCACCACAGCCGTACTGTTCCTCGTCGCGTTCGTGCTCATCTATTTCGTCGGACGATCGGTGCTCGTCCGTCTCGTGAGGGGCGCACTCAACGCGCGTGGCTACGATCCGAAAGTCGTGAATCTGGGTGGGACCGTTGCTCGCGCGCTCGCGCTGTTCGCGGCGCTCTCGCTCGCGGCGACGATCGCCGGCTTCGGCACCGTGCTCGCGGCGTTTGCGACCCTGTTGGGTGCGCTCTCGCTCGCGGTCGGCTTCGCCGCTCAGGACCTGTTGGCGAACTTCGCCGCGGGTATCTTCATTCTCAAGGACGATCCCTTCGGCATCGGCGACTGGATCGAGTGGCCCTCCAGCAACGAAACCAAATCCGGCGTCGTCCAGGATATCGGCCTGCGCGTGACGAAGCTCAAGACGTTCGACAACGAACTGATCACCGTCCCGAACTCCGAACTCGCCGACAACGCCGTCACGAACCCCGTCGCCGACGACGAACTCCGCATCCCGTTCACTTTCGGGATCGGCTACGAGGACGACATCGAACAGGCGAAGGAGATCATCGTCGAGGAAGCCGCAACCGTCGACGAACTCAAGGGCGATCCCGATCCCGACGTGATCCTCACCGAACTCGCCGACTCCTACTGTGCTGTCAGTCGTCAATTGAAGGATATAGCCGCTTCAGTTTGA
- the ilvD gene encoding dihydroxy-acid dehydratase produces MSQQSERRDEAETPERLRSREVTDGPERAPHRAMFRAMGFDDADLDSPMVGVANPAADITPCNVHLDDVADAATDGIDDAGGMPIEFGTITISDAISMGTEGMKASLISRELIADSVELVSFGERMDALVTVAGCDKNLPGMMMAAIRTDLPTVFCYGGSILPGEHEGRDVTVQDVFEGVGTYAQGDMSRDELDDLERNACPGAGSCGGMFTANTMASISEAIGLAPLGSASPLAESDEREAVAHEAGEVVLDAIAADRKPSDILTRASFENAIALQVALGGSTNGVLHLLAMAAEADIGLDIDTFDEISQRTPKIANLQPGGTRVMEDLHDIGGVPVVIRRLVEGGYMDGDAMTVTGRTIDEELDELDLPADDEIDADFLRPVADPFDEEGAIRILKGNLAPEGAVLKVTSDDELRQEGTVRVFEGEESAMKYVQEGHVESGDVVCIRNEGPRGGPGMREMLGVTSAVAGQGHADDVALLTDGRFSGATRGFSIGHIAPEAAADGPIAALRDGDTVSIDVDERRLDVDLSDEEIESRLAERDRPEPNYTTGVLAKYGATFGSAANGAVTNPGVKRE; encoded by the coding sequence ATGAGTCAGCAGTCCGAACGGCGCGACGAGGCCGAGACGCCCGAGCGCCTCCGCAGCCGGGAAGTCACCGACGGTCCCGAACGTGCGCCCCATCGGGCGATGTTCCGCGCGATGGGCTTCGACGACGCCGATCTCGACTCGCCGATGGTCGGCGTGGCCAACCCCGCCGCCGACATCACGCCCTGTAACGTCCACCTCGACGACGTGGCCGACGCCGCCACCGACGGCATCGACGACGCCGGCGGCATGCCGATCGAGTTCGGCACCATCACGATCAGCGACGCGATCTCGATGGGCACCGAGGGAATGAAGGCCTCGCTGATCTCCCGGGAACTGATCGCCGATTCGGTCGAGCTCGTCTCCTTCGGTGAGCGCATGGACGCGCTCGTCACCGTCGCGGGCTGCGACAAGAACCTGCCCGGGATGATGATGGCCGCCATCCGCACCGACCTTCCAACCGTCTTCTGCTACGGTGGTTCTATCCTCCCCGGCGAGCACGAGGGCCGGGACGTCACAGTGCAGGACGTCTTCGAGGGTGTCGGCACGTACGCACAGGGTGATATGAGCCGCGACGAGCTCGACGATCTCGAACGCAACGCCTGCCCGGGTGCCGGCTCCTGTGGTGGAATGTTCACTGCGAACACGATGGCCTCGATTTCGGAGGCGATCGGTCTCGCACCGCTCGGCAGTGCCAGCCCGCTCGCCGAGAGCGACGAGCGCGAGGCGGTCGCCCACGAGGCCGGCGAAGTCGTTCTGGATGCGATAGCGGCCGACCGCAAACCGTCGGACATCCTCACGCGCGCGAGCTTCGAGAACGCCATCGCCCTCCAGGTCGCGCTCGGCGGCTCCACCAACGGCGTGCTCCACCTGCTGGCGATGGCCGCCGAAGCCGACATCGGACTCGACATCGACACGTTCGACGAAATCTCCCAGCGCACGCCGAAGATCGCCAACCTCCAGCCTGGCGGCACGCGTGTGATGGAGGATCTCCACGATATCGGTGGCGTTCCGGTCGTCATCCGCCGACTCGTCGAGGGCGGCTACATGGACGGCGACGCGATGACCGTCACCGGGCGCACGATCGACGAGGAGTTGGACGAGCTCGATCTCCCGGCCGACGACGAGATCGACGCCGACTTCCTGCGCCCCGTCGCCGATCCGTTCGACGAGGAGGGCGCGATCCGTATCCTGAAGGGGAACCTCGCGCCCGAGGGCGCAGTTTTGAAAGTCACCAGCGACGACGAGCTTCGACAGGAGGGCACGGTCAGGGTCTTCGAGGGCGAGGAGAGTGCAATGAAATACGTCCAGGAGGGCCACGTCGAGTCGGGCGACGTGGTATGTATCCGCAACGAGGGGCCGCGCGGCGGGCCGGGAATGCGCGAGATGCTCGGTGTGACCTCGGCGGTCGCCGGCCAAGGCCACGCCGATGACGTGGCGCTGCTGACCGACGGGCGCTTCTCGGGTGCGACGCGCGGGTTCTCTATCGGTCATATCGCCCCCGAAGCCGCCGCCGACGGTCCGATCGCTGCCCTTCGGGACGGCGACACCGTCAGCATCGACGTTGACGAGCGCCGCCTCGACGTCGATCTGAGCGACGAGGAGATCGAGTCGCGGTTGGCCGAGCGCGACCGTCCCGAACCGAACTACACCACCGGCGTGCTCGCGAAATATGGAGCGACCTTCGGCTCGGCGGCCAACGGTGCGGTGACGAACCCCGGTGTGAAACGAGAGTAA
- a CDS encoding glycosyltransferase: MSSTVAVAHYPEGAGHATRMLAVARALEARGATVTLAGGGPGARFIERNGYEQFEPASVDFIGDYQGGSLLHVLGHSLPNSALRVYDYVRWLRRERPDALVTDDMFAAMAVEFVDLPLFVCTHNAASYYDAVIEQGFTWLLNRHQLYSAEAFLYPSIWPPDRGDPAGVTPIPPIALDVAPTATTDEQRRVLADGSPHETDVPADEPPAPEETEVLVVPSAYSMGFEALTERLRTAGHEVTLVGGEDWDCVPALLPYLRAAERVVCSGYSTVMEAAVAGTPCIVYPFTDEQHGVSRVIERTGLRGFQVEHSMAHVVRAVDQPLERPVYENGAGRAATTVLAAIE, from the coding sequence ATGAGTTCGACCGTGGCCGTCGCACACTACCCCGAGGGGGCGGGTCACGCGACCCGGATGTTGGCGGTGGCGAGAGCGCTCGAAGCCCGCGGGGCCACGGTCACGCTCGCCGGCGGCGGCCCGGGCGCACGCTTCATCGAACGCAACGGCTACGAGCAGTTCGAACCAGCCTCCGTCGACTTCATCGGCGACTACCAAGGCGGCTCGCTGCTGCACGTGCTCGGCCACAGCCTCCCCAACAGCGCGCTTCGGGTGTACGACTACGTGCGCTGGCTGCGTCGCGAACGGCCGGACGCGCTGGTGACCGACGACATGTTCGCCGCGATGGCCGTCGAGTTCGTCGATCTCCCGCTGTTCGTCTGTACGCACAACGCCGCCTCCTACTACGACGCGGTCATCGAGCAGGGGTTCACCTGGCTGCTCAACCGCCACCAGCTCTACTCGGCCGAGGCGTTTCTCTACCCCTCGATCTGGCCGCCCGACCGCGGCGACCCGGCGGGCGTGACGCCGATCCCGCCGATCGCTCTCGACGTCGCGCCGACGGCGACGACCGACGAGCAGCGGCGCGTCCTGGCCGACGGGAGCCCACACGAGACCGACGTGCCCGCCGACGAGCCGCCCGCACCCGAGGAGACCGAGGTGTTGGTCGTGCCGAGTGCGTACTCGATGGGGTTCGAAGCGCTCACCGAACGACTCCGGACGGCGGGCCACGAAGTGACGCTCGTCGGCGGCGAGGACTGGGACTGCGTGCCGGCGCTGCTGCCGTATCTCCGGGCCGCCGAGCGCGTCGTCTGCTCGGGTTACTCGACCGTCATGGAGGCCGCGGTCGCGGGCACGCCCTGTATCGTCTATCCGTTCACCGACGAACAGCACGGCGTCTCGCGCGTGATCGAGCGCACGGGACTGCGGGGGTTCCAGGTCGAACACTCGATGGCACACGTGGTGCGCGCGGTCGACCAGCCGCTCGAACGCCCGGTGTACGAGAACGGTGCCGGGCGGGCGGCGACGACCGTGCTCGCGGCCATCGAGTAG
- a CDS encoding beta-ribofuranosylaminobenzene 5'-phosphate synthase family protein → MTRVQVTAGGRIHFGFQNLSLARERLYGGLGISLREPRLRIEAAPADELRCDDPDASEYAARALDLLDLPGVSLTVHERLPAHVGLGSGTRLALATLAAVARAYDHDPRVRERAPQLGRGGRSGVGCATFESGGFVADAGHRAERFTTQPPAAGEWEVPEPTARHALADSWRFVLVVPAITPGRSDDHEDRSIERVVEHADPSIADDIARIVAQQLLPAVAEDDWHAFGGAIAAVSRLNGAWYADEQGGVYRPPLGDLIDVLERSPAVAGAGQSSWGPAVYGLTDDERAQTAREAAQDALSAAGVDGDVLICEPDNESARIETVE, encoded by the coding sequence ATGACGCGGGTTCAGGTCACTGCCGGCGGGCGCATCCATTTCGGCTTTCAGAACCTCTCGCTCGCTCGCGAGCGGCTCTACGGCGGTCTCGGAATCTCTCTCCGCGAGCCACGACTCCGCATCGAGGCCGCGCCGGCCGACGAACTCCGCTGTGACGACCCGGACGCGAGTGAGTACGCGGCACGCGCGCTCGATCTGCTCGATCTCCCCGGCGTCTCCCTTACGGTTCACGAACGACTGCCAGCACACGTGGGCCTCGGGAGCGGGACGCGCCTCGCGCTCGCGACGCTCGCCGCAGTCGCGCGGGCGTACGACCACGACCCACGGGTCCGGGAACGCGCGCCGCAGCTCGGCCGTGGCGGGCGTTCGGGCGTCGGCTGTGCGACGTTCGAGTCGGGTGGGTTCGTCGCCGACGCCGGCCATCGGGCCGAGCGGTTCACCACCCAACCCCCCGCGGCGGGCGAGTGGGAAGTGCCGGAACCGACCGCTCGCCACGCGCTCGCCGATTCGTGGCGGTTCGTGCTCGTCGTCCCGGCGATCACCCCCGGCCGGAGCGACGACCACGAAGATCGGAGCATCGAGCGCGTGGTCGAACACGCCGATCCAAGCATCGCCGACGATATCGCCCGTATCGTCGCCCAGCAGCTGCTCCCGGCGGTCGCCGAGGACGACTGGCACGCCTTCGGTGGCGCGATCGCCGCCGTGAGCCGCCTCAACGGTGCGTGGTACGCCGACGAACAGGGTGGCGTCTATCGCCCGCCGCTCGGCGATCTCATCGACGTGCTCGAACGCTCGCCGGCCGTGGCCGGTGCGGGCCAATCTTCCTGGGGGCCCGCCGTCTATGGGCTCACGGACGACGAGCGCGCCCAAACAGCACGAGAGGCGGCCCAGGACGCGCTGTCGGCCGCGGGCGTCGATGGCGACGTCCTGATCTGTGAGCCGGATAACGAGAGCGCGCGCATCGAAACGGTGGAATAG
- a CDS encoding transcription factor S, giving the protein MQFCDDCGSMMHADGDEMVCSDCGARVPKDEEVAASFVSTESQSDSDVIETSEDAADEGKPTAEVECEECGAERAWYTIKQTGSADEPPTRFFKCTECGHRWRGYS; this is encoded by the coding sequence ATGCAGTTCTGCGACGACTGCGGCTCGATGATGCACGCGGACGGCGACGAGATGGTCTGTTCGGACTGCGGGGCGCGCGTGCCGAAGGACGAGGAGGTGGCGGCGTCGTTCGTGAGCACCGAATCACAGAGCGATAGCGACGTCATCGAGACGAGCGAGGACGCGGCCGACGAGGGGAAACCGACGGCCGAAGTCGAGTGCGAGGAGTGCGGTGCCGAGCGCGCGTGGTACACGATCAAACAGACCGGTTCGGCCGACGAGCCACCGACGCGATTTTTCAAATGCACCGAGTGCGGCCATCGCTGGCGCGGCTATAGCTGA
- a CDS encoding helix-turn-helix domain-containing protein: MSVIAECSLDPDRLSFATALSATPAIELDVERVYRTRSAMPVVFCWARGDGLNAFESALADDETVTDVQRLSNASDRRLYRARLTGRASVVTYDAWVDLGAARLEMRYVDGRWHARIRFPGRDALATFREFCLDHDLDFQLDRLYDSDGDDTETARNRLTTSQREALQLAHEGGYFGVPRETTLAEIAAELGISNQAASERLRRGCGRLVSDRFG; this comes from the coding sequence ATGAGCGTCATCGCCGAATGCAGCCTCGATCCGGATCGGCTCTCGTTCGCGACGGCGCTGTCGGCCACCCCAGCGATCGAACTCGACGTCGAACGGGTGTACAGAACGCGCTCGGCGATGCCGGTCGTGTTCTGCTGGGCGCGCGGCGACGGCCTCAACGCCTTCGAGAGCGCGCTCGCGGACGACGAGACCGTCACCGATGTCCAACGGTTGAGCAACGCGAGCGACCGGCGGCTCTATCGTGCCCGACTGACCGGTCGGGCGTCGGTCGTGACCTACGACGCGTGGGTCGATCTCGGGGCTGCACGGCTCGAAATGCGGTACGTCGACGGCCGCTGGCACGCCCGCATTCGCTTTCCCGGCCGCGATGCGCTGGCCACCTTCCGGGAGTTCTGTCTCGACCACGATCTCGATTTCCAACTCGATCGGCTCTACGACAGCGATGGCGACGACACCGAGACGGCTCGAAACCGCCTCACGACCAGTCAGCGCGAGGCGCTGCAGCTGGCCCACGAGGGCGGTTACTTCGGGGTGCCACGCGAGACGACGCTCGCCGAGATCGCCGCGGAGCTCGGTATCTCGAACCAGGCCGCCTCCGAACGGCTGCGGCGCGGCTGCGGGCGACTCGTCAGCGATCGGTTCGGGTGA